Proteins from one Xenopus tropicalis strain Nigerian chromosome 1, UCB_Xtro_10.0, whole genome shotgun sequence genomic window:
- the prdm8 gene encoding DNA helicase MCM9, producing MSIMEEAGVQKPVWDGDAKAVQQCLTDIFTSVYTTCDIPENAIFGPCVLSHTSLYDSIAFIALKSTDKRTVPYIFRVDTSAANGSSEGLMWLRLVQSARNKEEQNLEAYIKNGQLFYRSLRRVAKDEELLVWYGKELTDLLLLSPTSRTPVKNTVSSQSICLECNQKFQFEFPFVAHVRFRCPKRLQGSDSNLEHASKDNRELEPRNTMSASAKYNKLTFYQPQKENHKPTTDFHNLARDMENVRGSSSSFSSLPNKANLTRQDPDSTPDGLHRAKRKYDENQEESRSKKSDVSGRFLDRPIPSSKEDLVCSPQPFRTSSYYNLEESGQLFAPPSPETGEAKRSAFVEVKKTSRGVEDLNAEHKSMSPSHSNSPSEPKRLQVRPENQAGERSPITSAFSSVPQMTNLEQERKSAFSQPTRSGFNHISPLQVMGQKIISSGINLDCPGENVGTARLFQPDPLSVKLQSPEINGNCTLQGSLPKQSPFLFATTFWPKSSAGPLQLQMPSTLTLLPPSFTSLCLPAQNWCAKCNASFRMTSDLVYHMRSHHKKEYAMEPLVKRRREEKLKCPICNESFRERHHLSRHMTSHN from the exons ATGTCAATCATGGAAGAAGCTGGCGTCCAGAAACCTGTTTGGGATGGAGATGCCAAAGCTGTTCAGCAATGCCTAACGGATATTTTTACAAGTGTATATACCACCTGCGATATCCCTGAAAATGCCATTTTTGGCCCCTGTGTGCTGAGTCACACTTCCCTGTACGACAGCATAGCTTTCATCGCTCTCAAGTCTACAGACAAGAGGACTGTACCCTACATATTCAGG GTGGACACTTCAGCTGCAAATGGCTCCTCCGAGGGACTAATGTGGCTCCGTCTGGTTCAGTCAGCAAGGAACAAAGAAGAGCAGAATTTGGAAGCCTACATCAAAAACGGGCAGTTGTTTTATAGATCACTGCGTAGGGTTGCTAAAGACGAGGAACTCTTGGTTTGGTATGGAAAGGAACTGACTGACCTTCTACTTCTGAGCCCCACAAGCAGGACCCCTGTAAAAAACACAG TTTCATCCCAATCAATATGCCTGGAGTGCAACCAGAAGTTTCAGTTTGAATTCCCCTTTGTGGCTCACGTAAGGTTCCGATGCCCCAAAAGACTCCAAGGCTCGGATTCGAATTTAGAACACGCAAGCAAGGACAACAGAGAGTTGGAGCCTCGAAACACCATGTCAGCTTCAGCCAAATACAACAAACTGACCTTCTATCAACCTCAAAAGGAAAACCACAAACCTACAACAGACTTTCACAATCTGGCAAGGGACATGGAAAATGTCAGGGGATCTTCCTCTTCATTCAGTTCCTTGCCTAACAAGGCAAACTTGACACGGCAAGACCCAGATTCCACGCCTGATGGCCTTCACAGAGCCAAGAGGAAATATGATGAAAATCAAGAAGAAAGTAGATCTAAAAAGAGTGATGTCTCTGGTAGGTTCTTGGACAGACCAATACCTTCCTCTAAAGAGGATTTAGTTTGTAGCCCTCAGCCTTTCAGAACCAGCTCCTATTATAATTTGGAAGAAAGTGGACAGTTATTTGCACCACCTAGTCCAGAAACAGGGGAAGCCAAAAGAAGCGCCTTTGTAGAGGTGAAAAAAACCTCTAGAGGAGTTGAAGACCTTAACGCTGAGCATAAATCCATGTCCCCATCCCATTCCAATAGTCCAAGTGAGCCTAAGCGGCTGCAGGTGAGACCAGAGAACCAGGCTGGGGAACGTTCCCCTATAACTAGTGCATTCAGCAGCGTACCCCAGATGACAAACCTGGAGCAGGAGAGAAAAAGCGCATTCTCCCAACCAACTAGAAGTGGCttcaatcacatttcacctctgCAGGTCATGGGTCAAAAAATAATATCCAGTGGAATTAATTTAGATTGTCCAGGAGAAAACGTGGGTACAGCTAGGCTCTTCCAACCTGATCCTCTGTCAGTGAAGCTTCAGAGCCCGGAAATAAATGGCAACTGCACACTACAGGGCAGCTTGCCCAAACAAAGTCCTTTCCTCTTTGCCACCACGTTCTGGCCCAAAAGTTCAGCAGGTCCTCTCCAGCTGCAGATGCCCTCAACTCTCACCTTGTTACCCCCATCCTTCACTTCCCTCTGCTTGCCAGCGCAAAACTGGTGTGCCAAATGTAATGCGTCCTTCAGAATGACCTCGGATTTGGTATATCACATGAGGTCCCACCACAAAAAGGAATATGCAATGGAGCCTCTAGTAAAGAGGAGGAGGGAAGAGAAGCTAAAGTGCCCCATTTGCAATGAGTCCTTCAGGGAACGCCACCACCTGTCCAGGCATATGACCTCTCATAACTAG